One segment of Streptomyces sp. XD-27 DNA contains the following:
- a CDS encoding sugar ABC transporter permease has translation MTTNTHTPDPAPVAKGAVAAVDPRLLVREEGLKGYLKEFGRKLRSGDLGALPVIVGIAVIWAVFQWQDDAFLSPKNLSDLSILITGTGLIAVGIVFVLLLGEIDLSVGSVSGLTAAVMGVLSVRQGVPEELAVLVALASGAVLGAVHGFIFARIGVPAFVVTLAGLLAWNGLMLQVLGATGTVRLDRDGFVRTLSSHYFTDIAAAYGAATVAVAAFFLAQFLDARRRAAAGVPARPLGEILVRTAVLAVIAFATAWKLNEYKGLPLAFLIFLVVLVALDFVVRRTAYGRKVIALGGSVEAARRAGISVTGVRVSVYAIAGAMAASGGLMIASRVGSASQQSGTGNLLMEAIAAAVIGGTSLFGGRGTVWSALLGMLVIGSISSGMNLIGASNSVQYMITGAVLLAAVVIDSVSRKTQRSAGRG, from the coding sequence GTGACCACCAACACGCACACCCCCGACCCGGCGCCGGTCGCCAAGGGCGCCGTCGCCGCCGTCGACCCCCGGCTGCTGGTCCGCGAGGAGGGCCTCAAGGGCTACCTGAAGGAGTTCGGCCGCAAGCTGCGCAGCGGCGACCTGGGGGCGCTCCCGGTCATCGTCGGCATCGCCGTCATCTGGGCCGTCTTCCAGTGGCAGGACGACGCCTTCCTCTCCCCGAAGAACCTCTCCGACCTGTCGATCCTGATCACGGGCACCGGCCTGATCGCGGTCGGCATCGTCTTCGTCCTGCTGCTCGGCGAGATCGACCTGTCCGTCGGCTCGGTCAGCGGTCTGACCGCCGCGGTCATGGGCGTCCTCAGCGTCCGGCAGGGCGTGCCCGAAGAGCTCGCGGTGCTCGTGGCCCTGGCCAGCGGCGCGGTCCTCGGGGCGGTGCACGGCTTCATCTTCGCCAGGATCGGCGTACCGGCGTTCGTCGTCACCCTCGCCGGACTCCTCGCCTGGAACGGCCTGATGCTCCAGGTGCTCGGCGCCACCGGCACCGTCCGCCTCGACCGCGACGGCTTCGTCCGCACCCTGAGCTCCCACTACTTCACCGACATCGCCGCCGCCTACGGGGCGGCGACGGTGGCCGTGGCGGCGTTCTTCCTCGCGCAGTTCCTCGACGCCCGGCGGCGCGCGGCGGCGGGCGTCCCGGCCCGGCCGCTGGGCGAGATCCTCGTGCGCACGGCCGTACTCGCCGTCATCGCCTTCGCCACGGCGTGGAAGCTCAACGAGTACAAGGGGCTGCCCCTGGCCTTCCTGATCTTCCTGGTGGTGCTGGTCGCCCTGGACTTCGTGGTGCGCCGCACCGCCTACGGCCGCAAGGTGATCGCGCTGGGCGGCAGCGTCGAGGCGGCCCGCCGCGCGGGCATCAGCGTCACCGGCGTCCGCGTCTCGGTCTACGCGATCGCCGGGGCCATGGCCGCCTCCGGCGGACTCATGATCGCCTCCCGGGTCGGCAGCGCCAGCCAGCAGTCCGGCACCGGCAACCTGCTCATGGAGGCCATCGCCGCCGCCGTCATCGGCGGCACCAGCCTCTTCGGCGGCCGCGGTACGGTCTGGTCGGCGCTGCTCGGCATGCTGGTCATCGGTTCGATCTCCTCCGGCATGAACCTGATCGGGGCCTCGAACTCGGTCCAGTACATGATCACCGGCGCGGTGCTGCTCGCCGCCGTCGTGATCGACTCGGTCTCCCGCAAGACCCAGCGCTCGGCGGGCCGAGGCTGA
- the dxs gene encoding 1-deoxy-D-xylulose-5-phosphate synthase — translation MALLTRIRGPRDLDRLTPGQLDRLAAEIRTFLVEEVSKTGGHLGPNLGVVELTIALHRVFHSPKDKILFDTGHQSYVHKLLTGRQDFTNLKGKGGLSGYPSRAESEHDVIENSHASTVLGWAEGIAKANELRGRRDHHVAAVIGDGALTGGMAWEALNNIAAAKDRPLVIVVNDNERSYAPTIGGLANHLATLRTTDGYERFLARGKDILERTPVVGKPLYETLHGAKKGLKDFIAPQGMFEDLGLKYVGPIDGHDIEALESALQRAKRFNGPVIVHCLTEKGRGYQPALQDEADRFHAVGKIHPDTGLPIAASGADWTSVFGEEMVKLGEERDDIVAITAAMLQPVGLDRFAKRFPDRVYDVGIAEQHAAVSAAGLATGGLHPVVAVYATFLNRAFDQVLMDVALHQCGVTFVLDRAGITGTDGASHNGMWDMSILQVVPGLRIAAPRDADQVRAQLREAVEVDDAPTVVRYSKGAVGPAVRALSRIGGMDVLREPGTERPDVLLVSVGALAPMCLEIAGLLDQQGITTTVVDPRWVKPVDEALPGLAARHRVVVTVEDNSRVGGVGSAVSQALRDAGVDVPLRDFGIPPRFLDHASRKEVMAEIGLTAPDIARQVTGLVARIDAPREKAADEAAPAEVAGD, via the coding sequence GTGGCGTTGCTGACCCGCATCAGGGGACCGCGCGATCTGGACCGGCTCACGCCCGGACAGCTGGACCGGCTGGCGGCGGAGATCCGCACCTTCCTCGTCGAAGAGGTCTCCAAGACCGGCGGCCACCTCGGGCCCAACCTCGGTGTGGTCGAGCTCACCATCGCCCTGCACCGGGTGTTCCACAGCCCCAAGGACAAGATCCTCTTCGACACCGGGCACCAGTCCTACGTGCACAAGCTGCTCACCGGGCGGCAGGACTTCACCAACCTCAAGGGCAAGGGCGGCCTGTCCGGCTACCCCTCGCGGGCCGAGTCCGAGCACGACGTCATCGAGAACAGCCACGCCTCCACCGTGCTGGGCTGGGCCGAGGGCATCGCCAAGGCCAACGAGCTGCGCGGCCGCCGCGACCACCACGTCGCCGCCGTCATCGGCGACGGCGCGCTGACCGGCGGCATGGCCTGGGAGGCGCTGAACAACATCGCCGCCGCCAAGGACCGCCCGCTGGTCATCGTCGTCAACGACAACGAGCGCTCCTACGCCCCGACCATCGGGGGCCTGGCCAACCACCTCGCCACGCTCCGCACCACCGACGGCTACGAGCGCTTCCTGGCCCGCGGCAAGGACATCCTGGAGCGCACCCCCGTGGTGGGGAAGCCGCTGTACGAGACGCTGCACGGCGCCAAGAAGGGCCTGAAGGACTTCATCGCCCCGCAGGGCATGTTCGAGGACCTGGGCCTGAAGTACGTCGGCCCCATCGACGGCCACGACATCGAGGCGCTGGAGTCCGCCCTGCAGCGCGCCAAGCGCTTCAACGGTCCGGTCATCGTGCACTGCCTCACCGAGAAGGGCCGCGGCTACCAGCCCGCCCTCCAGGACGAGGCCGACCGGTTCCACGCCGTCGGCAAGATCCACCCCGACACCGGGCTGCCGATCGCCGCGTCCGGCGCCGACTGGACCTCCGTCTTCGGCGAGGAGATGGTCAAGCTGGGCGAGGAGCGCGACGACATCGTCGCGATCACCGCCGCGATGCTCCAGCCGGTCGGCCTCGACAGGTTCGCCAAGCGCTTCCCCGACCGCGTCTACGACGTCGGCATCGCCGAGCAGCACGCGGCCGTCTCCGCCGCCGGACTGGCCACCGGCGGCCTGCACCCGGTCGTCGCCGTCTACGCCACCTTCCTCAACCGGGCCTTCGACCAGGTGCTCATGGACGTGGCGCTGCACCAGTGCGGCGTGACCTTCGTCCTGGACCGCGCCGGGATCACGGGCACCGACGGCGCCTCGCACAACGGCATGTGGGACATGTCGATCCTCCAGGTCGTCCCCGGCCTGCGGATCGCCGCCCCGCGCGACGCCGACCAGGTCCGCGCCCAGCTCCGCGAGGCCGTGGAGGTCGACGACGCGCCGACCGTCGTGCGCTACTCCAAGGGCGCGGTCGGCCCGGCGGTGCGGGCCCTGTCCCGGATCGGCGGCATGGACGTGCTGCGCGAGCCCGGCACCGAGCGGCCCGACGTGCTCCTGGTCTCCGTCGGCGCCCTCGCGCCGATGTGCCTGGAGATCGCCGGTCTCCTCGACCAGCAGGGCATCACCACCACCGTCGTCGACCCGCGCTGGGTCAAGCCGGTCGACGAGGCGCTGCCCGGCCTCGCCGCACGCCACCGCGTCGTCGTCACCGTCGAGGACAACAGCCGGGTGGGCGGCGTCGGTTCCGCCGTGTCGCAGGCGCTGCGCGACGCGGGCGTGGACGTGCCGCTGCGCGACTTCGGTATCCCGCCGCGCTTCCTGGACCACGCCTCCCGCAAGGAGGTCATGGCCGAGATCGGGCTGACCGCGCCGGACATCGCCCGGCAGGTCACCGGGCTGGTCGCGCGGATCGACGCGCCGCGCGAGAAGGCCGCGGACGAGGCCGCGCCCGCCGAGGTCGCCGGCGACTGA
- a CDS encoding amino acid permease: protein MSVFRTKTVEQSIQDTEEPEHALRKSLSAFDLMVFGVGVIIGTGIFVLTGKVARDTAGPATALAFVAAGVVCALAALCYAEFASTVPVAGSAYTFSYASLGELPAWIIGWDLILEFALGTAVVAVGWSGYVRSLMDNAGWHLPNVLEGPDAPDGVFDLLAFVLVLLLTAILVVGMKLSARLTAIVVLIKLAVVLIVIIAGSFFIHADNYDPFIPKAQGQTSGSGLDAPLIQVMFGYEPTSFGVQGIFTAASVVFFAFIGFDIVATTAEETRNPQRDMPRGILGSLLICTVLYVAVSVVVTGMQNYKLLTVDAPLADAFKATGHPWYAGLISFGAAVGLTTVCMILLLGQTRVFFAMSRDGLLPRFFSKVHPQFSTPYRSTVLLGCIIAVIAGFTSISELATLVNIGTLFAFVVVAIGVIVLRRTRPDLHRAFRTPWVPALPIASVAASTWLMLNLPSETWVRFGVWMGIGFVIYFLYGRSHSRMSAAAEQR, encoded by the coding sequence GTGAGCGTTTTCCGGACCAAGACGGTCGAGCAGTCCATCCAAGACACGGAGGAGCCCGAGCACGCCCTCCGCAAGTCGCTGTCCGCGTTCGATCTCATGGTCTTCGGCGTCGGTGTCATCATCGGCACCGGCATCTTCGTCCTGACCGGCAAGGTCGCACGGGACACCGCGGGCCCCGCCACCGCCCTCGCCTTCGTGGCCGCCGGTGTGGTGTGCGCGCTGGCGGCCCTGTGCTACGCCGAGTTCGCCTCGACGGTGCCCGTGGCCGGGTCCGCGTACACCTTCTCGTACGCCTCGCTCGGCGAGCTGCCCGCCTGGATCATCGGCTGGGACCTGATCCTGGAGTTCGCCCTCGGCACCGCCGTGGTCGCGGTCGGCTGGTCCGGCTATGTGCGGTCGCTGATGGACAACGCGGGCTGGCACCTGCCGAACGTGCTGGAAGGCCCCGACGCCCCGGACGGGGTCTTCGACCTGCTCGCCTTCGTGCTCGTGCTGCTGCTGACGGCCATCCTGGTCGTCGGGATGAAGCTGTCCGCCCGGCTCACGGCGATCGTCGTCCTGATCAAGCTGGCCGTGGTGCTGATCGTCATCATCGCCGGATCCTTCTTCATCCACGCCGACAACTACGACCCGTTCATCCCCAAGGCGCAGGGCCAGACGTCCGGTTCGGGGCTCGACGCGCCACTGATCCAGGTGATGTTCGGCTACGAGCCCACGTCCTTCGGCGTCCAGGGCATCTTCACCGCGGCCTCCGTGGTGTTCTTCGCGTTCATCGGCTTCGACATCGTGGCGACCACGGCAGAGGAGACCAGGAACCCGCAGCGCGACATGCCGCGCGGCATCCTCGGCTCCCTCCTCATCTGCACCGTGCTCTACGTCGCGGTGTCGGTCGTGGTCACCGGAATGCAGAACTACAAGCTGCTGACGGTGGACGCGCCGCTCGCCGACGCCTTCAAGGCGACCGGCCACCCCTGGTACGCGGGCCTCATCAGCTTCGGCGCCGCCGTCGGCCTCACCACGGTGTGCATGATCCTGCTGCTCGGCCAGACGCGGGTGTTCTTCGCGATGAGCCGCGACGGGCTCCTCCCCAGGTTCTTCTCGAAGGTGCACCCGCAGTTCTCCACGCCGTACCGGTCCACCGTCCTGCTCGGCTGCATCATCGCCGTCATCGCGGGCTTCACCAGCATCTCCGAGCTGGCGACGCTGGTGAACATCGGCACGCTCTTCGCGTTCGTCGTGGTCGCGATCGGGGTCATCGTCCTGCGCCGCACCCGCCCCGACCTGCACCGGGCCTTCCGCACCCCCTGGGTGCCCGCCCTGCCGATCGCGTCGGTCGCCGCCTCCACCTGGCTGATGCTCAATCTGCCGTCCGAGACGTGGGTGCGGTTCGGCGTCTGGATGGGGATCGGCTTCGTCATCTACTTCCTCTACGGGCGCTCCCACAGCCGCATGAGCGCCGCCGCCGAGCAGCGTTGA
- a CDS encoding NTP pyrophosphohydrolase, producing the protein MATEVPLIIVDAANVVGSVPDGWWRDRHGAAERLRDRLVERAARGLPEQDGVPDWATRAPLEIVLVVEGAARGVEPVAGVRVAAATGSGDDRIVELARKRAPDRRCLVVTADRELRARVAALGTAVVGPRAVRPG; encoded by the coding sequence GTGGCGACAGAGGTCCCTTTGATCATCGTGGACGCGGCGAACGTCGTGGGGTCGGTCCCCGACGGCTGGTGGCGGGACCGGCACGGTGCGGCCGAGCGGCTGCGGGACCGGCTGGTGGAGCGCGCCGCGCGAGGGCTGCCCGAACAGGACGGCGTGCCGGACTGGGCCACCCGGGCACCGCTGGAGATCGTCCTGGTGGTGGAGGGGGCGGCGCGCGGGGTCGAGCCGGTGGCCGGGGTGCGGGTGGCGGCCGCGACGGGCAGCGGGGACGACCGGATCGTGGAGCTGGCGCGGAAGCGGGCGCCGGACCGCCGGTGCCTGGTGGTGACGGCGGACCGGGAGCTGCGGGCGCGGGTGGCGGCGCTGGGTACGGCGGTGGTGGGCCCGCGCGCCGTACGCCCCGGATAG
- a CDS encoding 3-hydroxyacyl-CoA dehydrogenase NAD-binding domain-containing protein: protein MSTTAELLKGAAELFPDEVVTQAHVRHLDLPSGAGRFALITLDNGFDHTKPTTFGPQSLANLNTALDQVEKEAADGEIVGVGITGKPFIFAVGADLKGVELLGRHEDALAIGKGGHDVFKRLSALAVPTFAYYNGAAMGGGVEVGLHCTYRTVSQAVPAFSLPEVFLGLVPGWGGCTVLPNLIGADRAVSVIIENSLNQNKQLKGKQVHELGIADAIFEGADFLEQSLIWTASVLKGETEVVRAEIDRGEAWDQAVERGRAIADSKVHGAAPAAYRALDIISAAKNGDLRQGFDAEDQALADLIMGGELRSGIYAFNLVQKRGKRPAGAPDKSLARPVTKVGVVGAGLMASQLALLFLRRLEVPVVLTDIDQERVDKGVAYVHGEIDKLLLKGRVNQDKANRLKAAVTGSLDKAAAFGDADFVIEAVFEEMGVKQKVFAEVEAVVPEHAILATNTSSLSVSEMASKLKHPERVVGFHFFNPVAILPLLEIVRGEQTDDASLATAFAVAKKLKKTGVLVKDAPAFVVNRILTRFMGEIQNVIDEGTPVETAEKAVEPLGLPMSPLVLLELVGPAIGLHVSETLNGAFPERFTVSPNLKAVVEAGKRGFYVYDSGKPELDPEVAALLKQGDSVLTEEQVRARVLDAVAQEIGLMLDEGVVAEAQDIDLCLITGAGWPFHLGGITPYLDREGVSERVNGKRFLAQGVASVPA, encoded by the coding sequence GTGAGCACCACCGCTGAGCTTCTGAAGGGCGCCGCCGAGCTCTTCCCGGACGAGGTCGTCACCCAGGCCCACGTCCGCCACCTCGACCTGCCGTCCGGCGCCGGGCGCTTCGCGCTCATCACGCTGGACAACGGCTTCGACCACACCAAGCCGACCACCTTCGGCCCGCAGTCGCTGGCGAACCTCAACACCGCCCTCGACCAGGTCGAGAAGGAGGCCGCGGACGGCGAGATCGTCGGCGTCGGCATCACCGGCAAGCCGTTCATCTTCGCCGTCGGCGCCGACCTCAAGGGCGTGGAGCTGCTGGGGCGCCACGAGGACGCGCTGGCCATCGGCAAGGGCGGCCACGACGTCTTCAAGCGCCTGTCCGCGCTGGCCGTGCCGACGTTCGCGTACTACAACGGCGCGGCGATGGGCGGCGGCGTCGAGGTGGGTCTGCACTGCACCTACCGCACGGTCTCCCAGGCCGTGCCCGCCTTCTCGCTGCCCGAGGTCTTCCTCGGCCTCGTCCCCGGCTGGGGCGGCTGCACGGTCCTGCCGAACCTCATCGGCGCCGACCGCGCGGTCTCGGTCATCATCGAGAACTCCCTCAACCAGAACAAGCAGCTCAAGGGCAAGCAGGTGCACGAGCTCGGGATCGCTGACGCGATCTTCGAGGGCGCCGACTTCCTGGAGCAGTCGCTGATCTGGACCGCGTCCGTCCTCAAGGGCGAGACCGAGGTCGTGCGGGCCGAGATCGACCGCGGCGAGGCGTGGGACCAGGCCGTCGAGCGCGGCCGGGCCATCGCCGACTCCAAGGTGCACGGCGCGGCCCCGGCCGCCTACCGCGCGCTGGACATCATCTCGGCCGCCAAGAACGGCGACCTGCGCCAGGGCTTCGACGCCGAGGACCAGGCGCTGGCGGACCTGATCATGGGCGGCGAGCTGCGCAGCGGCATCTACGCCTTCAACCTGGTGCAGAAGCGCGGCAAGCGCCCGGCCGGCGCGCCGGACAAGTCGCTGGCCCGCCCGGTCACCAAGGTCGGCGTCGTCGGCGCGGGTCTGATGGCCTCTCAGCTGGCGCTCCTCTTCCTCCGCCGCCTGGAGGTCCCGGTCGTCCTCACCGACATCGACCAGGAGCGCGTCGACAAGGGCGTGGCCTACGTCCACGGCGAGATCGACAAGCTGCTCCTCAAGGGCCGGGTCAACCAGGACAAGGCGAACCGCCTCAAGGCGGCCGTGACCGGCTCGCTGGACAAGGCCGCCGCCTTCGGCGACGCGGACTTCGTCATCGAGGCCGTCTTCGAGGAGATGGGCGTCAAGCAGAAGGTGTTCGCCGAGGTCGAGGCGGTCGTGCCGGAGCACGCCATCCTCGCCACCAACACCTCCTCGCTGTCGGTCTCCGAGATGGCGTCGAAGCTCAAGCACCCCGAGCGGGTCGTGGGCTTCCACTTCTTCAACCCGGTCGCGATCCTGCCGCTGCTGGAGATCGTGCGCGGCGAGCAGACCGACGACGCGTCGCTGGCCACGGCCTTCGCCGTCGCCAAGAAGCTGAAGAAGACCGGCGTCCTGGTCAAGGACGCCCCGGCGTTCGTGGTCAACCGCATCCTCACCCGCTTCATGGGCGAGATCCAGAACGTCATCGACGAGGGCACCCCGGTCGAGACGGCGGAGAAGGCGGTCGAGCCGCTGGGCCTGCCGATGTCGCCGCTGGTCCTGCTGGAGCTGGTCGGTCCGGCGATCGGCCTGCACGTCTCGGAGACCCTGAACGGCGCGTTCCCGGAGCGCTTCACGGTCTCGCCGAACCTCAAGGCGGTCGTCGAGGCGGGCAAGCGCGGCTTCTACGTCTACGACTCCGGCAAGCCGGAGCTGGACCCGGAGGTCGCCGCCCTCCTCAAGCAGGGCGACTCCGTCCTGACCGAGGAGCAGGTGCGGGCCCGCGTCCTGGACGCGGTGGCCCAGGAGATCGGCCTGATGCTGGACGAGGGCGTCGTCGCCGAGGCGCAGGACATCGACCTGTGCCTGATCACCGGCGCGGGCTGGCCCTTCCACCTGGGCGGCATCACGCCGTACCTGGACCGTGAGGGCGTCTCCGAGCGGGTGAACGGCAAGCGGTTCCTGGCTCAGGGCGTGGCGAGCGTCCCGGCGTAA
- a CDS encoding acetyl-CoA C-acyltransferase, with the protein MPRTARDVVFVDGVRTPFGKAGPKGIYHETRADDLVVKAIRELLRRNPDLDPKKIDEVAIAATTQIGDQGLTLGRTAGILAGLPQSVPGYSIDRMCAGALTAVTSVAGSVAFGAYDVAIAGGVEHMGRHPMGEGVDPNPRFVSEKLVDESALFMGMTAENLHDRYPTITKQRADEYAVRSQEKAAKAYADGKIQQDLVPISVRRTNPEVGETGWGLVTADEPMRPGTTLENLANLKTPFRVHGRVTAGNAAGLNDGATASLIASEDFARENNLPVKMRLVSYAFAGVEPEVMGYGPIPATEKALAQAGLAISDIDLFEINEAFAVQVLAFLEHYGIADDDARVNQYGGAIAFGHPLASSGVRLMTQLARQFEEQPHVRYGLTTMCVGFGMGATVIWENPHWEGK; encoded by the coding sequence GTGCCTCGTACCGCTAGGGACGTCGTCTTCGTCGACGGCGTCCGGACCCCATTCGGCAAGGCGGGCCCGAAGGGCATCTACCACGAGACCCGCGCCGACGACCTCGTCGTGAAGGCGATCCGGGAGCTGCTGCGCCGCAACCCGGACCTCGACCCCAAGAAGATCGACGAGGTCGCCATCGCCGCGACCACGCAGATCGGTGACCAGGGCCTGACCCTGGGGCGCACCGCGGGCATCCTCGCGGGCCTGCCGCAGTCCGTCCCGGGCTACTCGATCGACCGCATGTGCGCCGGCGCGCTCACGGCCGTCACCTCGGTCGCCGGCTCGGTCGCCTTCGGCGCGTACGACGTCGCCATCGCGGGCGGTGTCGAGCACATGGGCCGCCACCCGATGGGCGAGGGCGTCGACCCGAACCCGCGCTTCGTGTCGGAGAAGCTCGTCGACGAGTCGGCCCTGTTCATGGGCATGACCGCCGAGAACCTGCACGACCGCTACCCGACCATCACCAAGCAGCGCGCCGACGAGTACGCCGTGCGCTCGCAGGAGAAGGCCGCCAAGGCGTACGCCGACGGCAAGATCCAGCAGGACCTGGTCCCGATCTCGGTGCGCCGCACCAACCCCGAGGTCGGCGAGACCGGCTGGGGCCTGGTCACCGCCGACGAGCCGATGCGCCCGGGCACCACGCTGGAGAACCTGGCGAACCTCAAGACGCCGTTCCGCGTGCACGGGCGCGTCACCGCGGGCAACGCCGCGGGCCTCAACGACGGCGCCACCGCCTCGCTGATCGCCTCCGAGGACTTCGCCCGCGAGAACAACCTCCCGGTCAAGATGCGCCTGGTCTCGTACGCCTTCGCCGGCGTCGAGCCGGAGGTCATGGGCTACGGCCCGATCCCGGCCACCGAGAAGGCCCTGGCGCAGGCCGGCCTGGCGATCTCCGACATCGACCTGTTCGAGATCAACGAGGCCTTCGCCGTGCAGGTGCTGGCCTTCCTGGAGCACTACGGCATCGCCGACGACGACGCCCGCGTGAACCAGTACGGCGGCGCGATCGCCTTCGGCCACCCGCTGGCCTCCTCCGGCGTCCGTCTGATGACGCAGCTGGCCCGCCAGTTCGAGGAGCAGCCGCACGTCCGCTACGGCCTGACCACCATGTGCGTCGGCTTCGGCATGGGCGCCACCGTGATCTGGGAGAACCCCCACTGGGAGGGCAAGTGA
- a CDS encoding response regulator transcription factor — translation MSVLLEQPSSLVAYRPNKPTAMVVVADPRVRSTVTRHLWALGVRDVIEASSIAEARPRIANPRDICVADVHLPDGSGLTLLSETRAAGWPNGLALSAADDIGAVRNALAGGVKGYVVTGTRTNLGLPGRPGAAPIGAAAARLHRRPPGAPGHPGGYRELSGREVEVLRLVAEGQSNKAIGVSMGLSALTVKSHLARIARKLGTGDRAGMVAVALRTGIIH, via the coding sequence GTGTCTGTTCTCCTTGAGCAACCGTCCAGCCTGGTCGCCTACCGCCCGAACAAGCCGACGGCCATGGTCGTCGTCGCCGACCCGCGCGTGCGCTCCACCGTCACCCGCCACCTGTGGGCGCTGGGCGTACGCGATGTCATCGAGGCGTCGTCGATCGCCGAAGCCCGCCCCCGCATCGCCAACCCGCGCGACATCTGCGTCGCCGACGTCCACCTCCCCGACGGCTCCGGCCTCACCCTGCTGTCCGAAACCCGCGCCGCGGGCTGGCCCAACGGACTGGCACTGTCCGCCGCCGACGACATCGGCGCCGTACGCAACGCGCTCGCCGGCGGCGTCAAGGGCTACGTCGTCACCGGCACCCGCACCAACCTGGGGCTGCCCGGCCGCCCCGGAGCCGCGCCGATCGGCGCCGCGGCCGCCCGGCTGCACCGCCGGCCGCCCGGCGCGCCGGGCCACCCGGGCGGCTACCGCGAGTTGTCCGGTCGCGAGGTCGAGGTGCTGCGGCTGGTTGCGGAGGGCCAGTCCAACAAGGCCATCGGCGTCTCGATGGGCCTGTCCGCGCTGACGGTCAAGAGCCACCTGGCGCGGATCGCCCGCAAGCTGGGCACCGGCGACCGGGCCGGAATGGTCGCCGTCGCCCTGCGCACGGGCATCATCCACTGA
- the hemE gene encoding uroporphyrinogen decarboxylase — protein sequence MSLSDRPTGQQQHGNSAASAARDSAFLRACRREPVPHTPVWFMRQAGRSLPEYREVRQGIAMLDSCMRPDLVTEITLQPVRRHKVDAAIFFSDIVVPLKAIGIDLDIKPGVGPVIAQPIRTRADLDRLRTLEPDDVKYVTEAIGMLVGELGSTPLIGFAGAPFTLASYLVEGGPSRNHEHTKALMYGEPELWADLLDRLADITAAFLKVQIEAGASAVQLFDSWVGALAPADYRRSVMPASEKVFAAVAPYEVPRIHFGVGTGELLGLMGEAGADVVGVDWRVPLDEAARRVGPGKALQGNLDPAVLFASPEAVEDKAREVLDAASGLEGHVFNLGHGVLPDTDPDALTRLVEYVHTRTAR from the coding sequence ATGAGCCTCTCCGACCGGCCGACGGGCCAGCAGCAGCACGGCAACAGCGCGGCGTCCGCCGCGCGGGATTCGGCGTTCCTGCGGGCCTGCCGACGCGAGCCCGTACCCCATACGCCGGTGTGGTTCATGCGCCAGGCCGGGCGCTCGCTGCCGGAGTACCGCGAGGTCCGCCAGGGGATCGCGATGCTCGACTCCTGCATGCGCCCCGACCTCGTCACCGAGATCACCCTCCAGCCGGTGCGCCGCCACAAGGTGGACGCCGCCATCTTCTTCAGCGACATCGTGGTCCCGCTCAAGGCCATCGGCATCGACCTCGACATCAAGCCCGGCGTCGGCCCGGTCATCGCGCAGCCGATCCGCACCCGCGCCGATCTGGACCGGCTCCGCACGCTGGAACCGGACGATGTGAAGTACGTCACCGAGGCCATCGGCATGCTCGTCGGCGAGCTGGGCAGCACGCCGCTCATCGGCTTCGCGGGCGCGCCGTTCACCCTCGCCAGCTACCTCGTCGAGGGCGGCCCGTCCCGCAACCACGAGCACACCAAGGCGCTCATGTACGGCGAGCCGGAGCTGTGGGCCGACCTGCTGGACCGCCTCGCGGACATCACCGCCGCCTTCCTGAAGGTGCAGATCGAGGCGGGCGCCTCCGCCGTCCAGCTCTTCGACTCCTGGGTCGGCGCGCTCGCCCCCGCCGACTACCGCCGCAGCGTCATGCCCGCCTCCGAGAAGGTCTTCGCCGCGGTGGCCCCGTACGAGGTGCCGCGCATCCACTTCGGCGTGGGTACGGGCGAACTCCTCGGGCTGATGGGCGAGGCGGGCGCGGACGTCGTGGGCGTCGACTGGCGGGTGCCGCTGGACGAGGCCGCCCGCCGGGTGGGCCCCGGGAAGGCGCTCCAGGGCAACCTCGACCCGGCGGTGCTCTTCGCGTCGCCCGAGGCCGTGGAGGACAAGGCCCGCGAGGTGCTGGACGCGGCGAGCGGGCTCGAAGGCCACGTCTTCAACCTCGGCCACGGTGTGCTGCCGGACACCGACCCGGACGCGCTGACCCGGCTCGTGGAGTACGTGCACACGCGCACCGCGCGCTGA